Proteins encoded together in one Ipomoea triloba cultivar NCNSP0323 chromosome 4, ASM357664v1 window:
- the LOC116014991 gene encoding classical arabinogalactan protein 27-like — protein MAYCFNFVVVMMAFMASPLLCLSLHQTSKLEASAISEAPSSSIIPQVSPDIAPLLPSPSAGSSMPTIPSNPSKNPDETLPVIPDSAFAPSQSLPDSSAVSLSSSTCFLFGSSLFILTLSVVK, from the coding sequence ATGGCTTATTGCTTTAACTTTGTTGTAGTGATGATGGCTTTTATGGCTTCCCCTTTATTGTGTTTGTCTCTGCATCAGACCAGCAAGCTGGAGGCTTCTGCCATATCAGAAGCTCCTTCATCAAGTATTATTCCTCAAGTCTCGCCAGATATCGCTCCCCTACTGCCTTCACCTTCAGCTGGATCTTCTATGCCAACAATCCCTTCAAATCCCAGCAAGAATCCCGATGAAACGCTTCCCGTCATCCCTGATTCTGCTTTTGCCCCGTCTCAGTCTTTGCCGGATTCTTCTGCAGTTTCCTTGAGTTCAtcaacatgttttctgtttggTTCTTCATTGTTTATCCTCACATTATCTGTTGTAAAGTGA
- the LOC116017370 gene encoding uncharacterized protein LOC116017370, which translates to MVNINSSNVTSYLIHVMDEHKDQQFIFAPYHEDNHWLLIVICTPSKAVYVFDLMKTQRTIEVKTFVNMAFRSIPTNGRATRNINWTECKIFEVAPYSMNEIDEVRESWAQYFIEECV; encoded by the exons ATGGTCAACATTAATAGTTCTAATGTTACATCATATCTAATTCATGTTATGGACGAACACAAGGATCAACAATTCATATTCGCACCGTATCATGAAGA CAATCATTGGTTGTTGATTGTGATTTGCACACCTTCAAAAGCGGTGTATGTGTTTGATCTTATGAAAACTCAGCGTACCATTGAAGTCAAAacttttgtgaatat ggCATTTCGATCTATTCCTACTAATGGGCGAGCAACTAGAAATATTAATTGGACGGAATGCAAA ataTTTGAAGTAGCACCCTACTCCATGAACGAAATAGATGAAGTTCGTGAGTCGTGGGCACAATACTTCATAGAAGAGTGCGTGTAA